A segment of the Niveibacterium umoris genome:
TTCCGCCCAACCGGGTCGTCGAACTCGGCAGTCAGATCGCGATCTGACTTAGGCCGACCAGGCCGCCGTGACGCATCGCTTGCGGCCCGCCTGTTCGAGCAGGTTGCAGGCGATCGTGAGGGGGGCGGGCGCCCACGCCAGCAGCAGCGGCAGGCAGATCAGACGAGCACCGAAGCTCGACTTGTAAGCGCCGAATTCAGGGCCTCTGCGAAGGGTGTCTTCCAGAGTGCGCAGACCCACCGCGTCGGGGAATCGCGGGCTTGCCGCTGCGGTCTGCCCGGTGCGCTTCCCGTTGTGCGGAGGCGGAATTCGAATTGCGTCGGTGGTTGCGCGTCATCCGCACCCGTCGCTCAGAAGGGCAACTGCAAGTCCGGCCATGCGTGCCGGATCACGCGTGCAAAGTCGGCGCTGATGCGGGCAAGCGCTGCCTGATCGTCGGCCTCGAAACGCAACACCATCACCGGCGTGGTATTCGACGGGCGCACCAGCCCGAAACCGTCGGCGTACTCGATACGCAGGCCGTCCAGGGTGATGCGTTCAATCTCGCCATCGAAGCGTGCTTTGGTCTTGAGTCGTTCCAACAATCTGGGCGGCTCGCCCTCGGCCATCTTCACGTTGATCTCGGGTGTGCTGACCGCCTTCGGCAGTGCCGTGAGCACTGCGTTGGCGTCGGGGTGTCGCGACAGGATTTCGAGCAGGCGAGCGCCGGCGTAGAGGCCATCGTCGAAGCCATACCAGCGTTCCTTGAAGAACACATGGCCGCTCAGTTCGCCCGCGAGCGGCGCGCCGGTTTCGACGAGCTTGGCCTTCATCAGCGCGTGGCCGGTGTGCCACATCACCGGCTCGCCACCATGCTGGCGGATCCACGGTGCGAGCGTGCGGCTGCACTTCACGTCATAGATCACCTTGCCGCCGGGCACGCGCGACAGCACGTCGGCAGCGAACAGCAGCAACTGGCGGTCGGGGTAGATGATCTCGCCATCCTTCGTGACCACGCCGAGGCGGTCGCCGTCGCCGTCGAATGCCAAGCCCAGTTCGGCGTCGCTGTCCTTCAGGGCGGCGATGACGTCGGCGAGGTTTTCCGGCTTGCTCGGGTCCGGGTGGTGGTTCGGAAACCAACCGTCCACTTCGGAGTACAACTCGGTGACCGTGCAGCCAAGCCTGCGGAACAGATCGGGCGCAGTGTTGCCGGCCACGCCGTTGCCTGAATCGAGCACGATCTGCATCGGCCGCGCGAGCTTTACATCAGACAGGATGCGTTCGATGTAGGCCGGGCGTACGTCGATGTGGGTCACGCTACCGGTGCCGGTGGCGAAGTCGTCATCGACGATACGGCGCCGCAGGTCTGAAATCATCGCGCCGTGCAGCGTCTCGTCTCCCAGAACGAGCTTCAGGCCGTTGTACTCCGGCGGGTTGTGACTGCCGGTGATCGATACGCAACTGTGCGCATCGAGGTGGTAGGCCGCGAAGTAGGTGATCGGCGTCGCCACGCAGCCGATGTCGATCACGTCGATGCCGGCGCGCGTGATACCGGTTGTCAGCGCCTGCGCGAATTCGGGGCCGGAAAGGCGGCCGTCGCGCCCGACCACGATACGCGTCTGGCCGCGCGCCCGCGCTTCCGACCCGATCGCGCGACCGATCTGTGCCACCACGTCGGCGGTCAGCGTCTTTCCGACGATGCCGCGAATGTCGTAGGCCTTGAAAATCTCTTGTGCGGGAGTGGTCATTGCGAATGTCTCATGCTGTAGGCCGGCATTTGCAGCAGGGCGAACGTCCGCTTCAGTTGCCGTGTTCGAAGAAGTGCAGCAGACGGCGCGGCAGCCATTCCAGATTGCCGGGGAAGGCGCCTTCGACGAAACCGACATGGCCCCCCTGGTCGTGGATTTCCAGCTGGACCGAGGGCGAGAGCGCATCGGGCTGCGGATACACCGAGCGTGGGATGAACGGGTCGTTGCGTGCGTGCAGCACCAGCGCCGGAACGCGTATCTGCGGCAGCAGAGGTTTCGACGAGCAGCGCGTCCAGTAGTCTTCGGTGCCGGCAAAGCCATGCAGCGGCGCGGTGATCACGTTGTCGAACTCGTACAGGTTGCGGGCGCTGCGCAGCTTGGTGACATCGAATGCGCCGGGGAAGTGTTCGAGTTTTTCGACGCAGCGAGCCTTCAACGTCGACAGGAAATTGCGCGTGTAGATTCGATTGAAGCCGCGCGCGAGGTGGTGGCCGCAGGCGGTCAGATCCAGCGGGGCGCAGACCGAAGCCACACGTTCCACGACTGCGCCAGCGCCTTCGCCTTCGCGCGCGGCCCAAACCAGCAGCGCATTGCCACCCAGCGACACGCCTGACACGTAGCGGGGCACATCGTCAAAGCGTTCAGCGAAGCGTCGAAGGATCCAGTCGATTTCATCGGCGTCGCCGGAGTGGTAGGCGCGCGGCAAACGGTTGGGCTCGCCGGAGCAGCCACGGAAGTGCGCGACGGCGCCGTTCCAGCCACGCCGATGCAAGGTCGCGAGCAGGGCGCGCGAGTAGTGGCTGCGGCTGGAGCCTTCGAGCCCGTGGAACAGCACCACCAGCGGCTTGCCCGGCCGGCGCGCGAGCAGGTCGACGTCGATGAAGTCGCCGTCCGGCGCCTCCCAGCGCTCGCGGCTGAGTGGCGGCAGCGGGGGCTTGATCGCGAGCGGCCAGATGGTCTGCGCATGGCTGCCGATCAGCCATGCGGGTGGAAGATAGGGAGGAGGAAGCAGTGGGGAATGGAGCGTCATGGCGCAGACTGCAGTGGCACGGATTGCATCGACGAGTATCAGATGATGCCACCGCTGCGGCGGCGGATGACGCATGGACTCGTCCGGTGCAGGCTGCGTCGCACCACGGTGTCACGGAGGACATGATGAATTCGAAGTTGTTGCGTCACCACGCCCCGCTCGGGGCATTGTTTCTGATCGTCCTTGGCCTGGTCGCCGCCGGGCCCTTGCATACGCCGGCGGGCTATCACGCATTCGCGGATCAGCGCTTGTTGTGGGGAATGCCACGCGCGATGGACGTGCTGTCGAATCTGCCATTCCTGCTGGTTGGTCTCGTGGGGTTGGTGGGCGTCGGGCGAGGGCGCTGGCTCGCGGCGCCGGTGCGCTGGTCGATGCGAGCGTTCTTCCTCGCGATCATGCTCACCGCGGCAGGCTCGTGGTGGTATCACCTGCAGCCGGACGATGTGCGCATCGTCTGGGATCGTTTGCCGATCGCGCTGGCCTGCGGCGCCTTGCTCGCCGCGGTGATGGAAGAGTGCAGCAGCGTGCGGCCGCCGCTGGGCTGGTTGCCAACTCTGTTGCTGGCCTCCGGCGCGAGCGTGGCGCTGACCAGTGACGCGCTGTGGCTCGCGCCCGGCGATCTGCGCCCCTACCTTGCGCTGCAATTGACGCTGCTGGTGGTGGTGCCGCTCTTGCAATGGCGCGCGGGCCTTGCCTGGTCGCAACGACGCCTGTGGTTGGCGGCGGTCGGGGCCTATGTGCTGGCCAAACTGCTCGAAGTCGCAGACGCGCCCGTCATGCACCTGACCGGCATGCTGAGCGGCCACACGCTCAAGCACGTATTCGCTGCCCTCGGGGCTTGGCTGGTGTGGCGTGCATTCCGCCTGCGCAAGCTGGCCGGCCCAGCGGTGGAGGCCGGCGCGGGGCGGCCGGCCGCTCAGTGGACGATGCGTGGCGTGTCGTCGTGAAAGTCGTTACTGGCCTCGGGCGAAGGCGAGGCGTGGTGCATCGCAATGCGCCAGCCGAACGGGCCGCGGACATACACGTTGGTCGCGATGATGGGCGGCGGGATGCCGTCCTCACCTTCGACCACGACATGCTGCAACACGCTGCGCACGGCGAGCATGGGGCTCGAATGGAACACGCCATGGTGCACCCGCAGGCGCAGGCGCAGGCCGCTCTCGAACAATTGCTTCCAGGCATCGCGGATCGCGTGCAGGCCCACCAGACGTGCGCCGCCGGGGTGAATGCAGACCACTTCGTCACCTTCCGACCAGACCGCCATCAGGGCTTCGAGGTCGCAGCGGTTGAAAGCGTCGTAGAAGGCGGCCTCGGCGTCCTCGACGCTGGCGTGGAATACGGGGTTCATGCGTGGCCTCCTTGTGCGAGCAATTTGCGCGCTTGCTCTTCGACCGAATCCGGCGTGATCTTGTTCAGGCAGTCGAGGTGGCCCAGCGGGCATTCGCGCTTGAAGCAGGGGCTGCAGGGAAGCTTGAGCCAGATCACCGCCGCCTGCTCTGAAAGGGGCGGCGTGTAGTTCGGGCTGGATGATCCGAACAGTGCCACGAGCGGCGTGCCCAAGGCGGCGGCGACATGCATCAAGCCTGAATCGTTGGTCACCGCATAGCGCGCGTGGGCGATCAGGCTGATGGCTTCGCCGAGCGAGGTACGGCCGCACAGATCCAGCGCCGCGCCGCCCGATTGCTGGACGATTGCGGCGGAGACCGGTGCATCCTTCTTCGAACCCAGTATCCACACCGGCTGACCCTGTGATGCAAGCCGCCGCGCCAGTTCGGCGTAGTGCTTTTCCGGCCAGCGCTTGGCCGGGCCGTATTCGGCGCCGGGGCAGAAGACCACCGGGCGGGGCTCTGCGGCGAGGCCGTACTTCGCCAGCGTTGCGGCGATGGCCGCAGGCTCGCGGGCCAGTTCCGGATTTGGCAGCGGCCGCTGAAGCGCTTGCCCGGGCGCCTCTGCCAACTGTGCGTAACGCTCGACCTGCAGCGGTAGCGCCTGTTTGTCGAGGCAGTGTGCGCGGTTGATCACGCCATACCGCGCTTCGCCGACGAAACCGACTCGTACTGGAATCCCGGCGAACAAGGGAATCAGCGCCGATTTCCATGAGTTGGGCAGGACGTAGGCTTCGTCGTATTCGCCTGCCAGCGAACGGGCTAATTTCCAGCGTCCGACCGGATCGAACGCGCCATGCCCGAACGGGTTGGAGATCACCTTGCGGATCTGCGGCATCGCTTGCAGCGCGGGTGCAACCCAGGGCGGCGCCAGCGCATCGATGACGGCATCGGGGCGGCGTTGCGCCAGGCGCATGAAGAGCGGCTGCGCGGCAACACAGTCGCCGATCCAGTTCGGTGTGACGATCAGAATGCGGGTCATGGGCTCTAGAAGCAATCAGGGGCCGAAGCCCCCGATCCGCAACACGCGCCGGGGGCCCGTGCCACCCGTTTCAGGTCAGTGATGTCCGACCGGGCGCTCACCGGTGAAATGGTATTGCGCGCCGCAATAGGGGCATTTTGCCTCGCCGGTCTTCAAGGGGTCGAGAAATACCCGCGGGTGCCGCGCCCACAGCGGGGCGTCGGGCATCGGGCAGTGCAGCGGCAGATCTTTCGCGGTGACCGCGATGGTTTGGGATTTGTCCTTGTTTTCGGGCATCTTGATGACCTCTCAAACGTAAGCGAGCCAGTCCTTGTGCTCGGGCAGGCGGCCATTCACCAGATCGAAGAAACGCGCCTGGATCTTGGCGGTGATCGGGCCGCGCGAACCGCTGCCGATGGTGCGGTTGTCCAGTTCGCGAATCGGGGTGACTTCCGCGGCAGTGCCGGTAAAGAAGGCCTCGTCGGCGATGTAGATGTCGTCGCGCGTGACGCGCTTGGTGACGATCGTGTAGCCCAGTTCCTTCGCCAGCGTGTGGATCGTGGAACGGGTGATGCCGGTCAGCGCAGAAGCGATCTCGGGCTCGACGATCACGCCGTCCTTGATGATGAACACGTTCTCGCCGGCGCCTTCGGCGACGAAACCTTCGGTGTCGAGCAGCAAAGCCTCGTCGTAGCCGTCGCCGGTCGCTTCGAGGTTGGCGAGGATGGAGTTCGCGTAGGTCGAGGCCAGCTTGGCGCGCGGCATCGTCACATTCACATGGTGACGGGCGAACGAGGCGGTCTTCACGCGGATGCCTTTTTCGAGGCCGTCGTCACCGAGGTACGCGCCCCACGGCCAGGCCGCGATGGCGACATGCACGGTGGCGCCGCGCGTCGAGATGCCCATCTTTTCGGAACCGTAGAAGGCGATCGGGCGCATGTAGCAGCTCTCGAGCTTGTTGGCCCGCACCACTTCCTTGTGTGCCTCGTTGATCGTCGCCTTGTCGTACGGGATCTTCATCATGTAGATGTGGGCCGAATTGAAGAGGCGGTCGGTGTGCTCCTTCAGGCGGAAGATCGCGGTGCCGGTATCGGTCTTGTAGGCGCGCACGCCTTCGAAAACCGACAGACCGTAGTGAAGCGAGTGCGTCAGCACGTGCGTGGTCGCATCGCGCCACGGTACGAGCTTGCCATCGAACCAGATGAACCCGTCACGATCGGCCATCGACATGAGCATTCCCCCTTGAAATCGTTTTGGTGCGCCGCTCGGCGGCGGCGAAAGCGAAGATTTTAGCCGATTCCGCGCCGGCACCGGCAGCCACGCGTGCGCGCGCTAAAATGGCGCTTTACTCGCCGGAGTCCGCTATGCGCTGGAGCCCGCATGTCACCGTCGCCGCAGTGGTGGAAAACCAGGGGCGATTCTTGCTCGTCGAAGAAGAGACGGACTACGGAGTGCGCCTGAACCAGCCGGCGGGCCATCTTGATGAAGGCGAATCGCTGCTTGCCGCGTGTTCGCGCGAGGCGCTGGAAGAGACCGCGCATCGTGTCACGCCGCTGTCCTTGATCGGCGTGTATCAATGGCCGCGACCGCGTGGTGACATCACCTATGTGCGTTTTGCTTTTGCGGCAGAGCTGGCGGGCTTTGACGAAGGCCGCACGCTCGACGCGGGTATCCTGCGCGCTGTCTGGATGACGCGCGACGAGCTTGCCGCCTGCCCGGAGCGGCACCGCAGCCCACTGGTACTGCGGTGCATCGACGATTACCTGGCCGGCCGGCGCTTCCCGCTGGACCTGATCCGGCACTACGACTGAGACACAACGATGAGTGGCAATGGCATGAAAGTGATCGTCGGGATGTCCGGCGGTGTCGATTCTTCTGTGGCGGCGCTGCTGCTCAAGGAGCAGGGCTATCAGGTGATTGGCCTATTCATGAAGAACTGGGAAGACGATGACGACGACGAGTACTGCTCGACGCGGCAGGATCTGGTGGACGTCGCGTCGGTCTGCGACGTGATCGGTATCGACCTCGAAGTCGTGAACTTCTCCAAGGAATACAAGGACCGTGTGTTCGCCGACTTCCTGCGCGAATACGAGGCGGGTCGCACACCGAACCCGGACATCCTGTGCAACAGCGAGATCAAGTTCAAGGCTTTCCTCGATCACGCGATGCAACTCGGAGCGGACAAAATCGCGACCGGCCATTACGCACAGGTGCGGGAATGGCGCAACGATGGCCGCACGACCTTCCAGCTAATGAAGGCCGAAGACGGCACCAAGGACCAGAGCTACTTCCTCTATCGACTGAACCAGGCGCAGTTGTCGAAGACGCTGTTCCCGCTGGGGCACCTGTACAAGCGCGATGTCAGGCAGATCGCCGAGAAGGCCGGCCTGCATGTGTTCGACAAGAAGGATTCGACCGGCATCTGCTTCATCGGCGAGCGCCCGTTCCGCGAATTCCTGATGCGCTACCTGCCGACCAAGCCGGGCGAGATCCGCACGCTGGATGGCGACAAGGTGATCGGCGAACACCAGGGGCTGATGTACCACACCATCGGCCAGCGCAAGGGGCTGCATATCGGTGGTATCAAGGGCAACGACGTGGCCGGGGAGCATGAGGCCTGGTACGCCGCGGTGAAGGACGTGAAGAAGAATGTGCTGTACGTCGTGCAAGGTCATGAACACCCGGCGCTGTTGAAGGAGCGCCTCAGCGCGATCGACCTCAACTGGATCGCTGGCGAAGCGCCGCGTACCCACTGGGTCTATACCGCGAAGCCGCGTTACCGCACCCCAGATTCACCGTGCGAGATCGATGCGCTCGACGCCGAGCGCTGCGAGATCGCCTTCGCCGCGCCGCAGTGGGCGCTGACGCCGGGCCAGTCGGTGGTGGTGTACGAATCCCGCGTCTGCCTTGGCGGCGGCATCATCGCCTGACATGTCAATACGCAGCGCCCGCCATCGCTTGATGCTGGCGCTGCTGATATCGCTGCTGGCGCACGCAGTGTTGCTGCTGGTCGAGTCGCCTGCGGTGCGGACACCGGCAACGCGCCTGCGTGCGTTTTTGCGTCCGCGGCCCCCAATCCAGCAAGCGCACGAAATCAACATGGCGACGACACCTTCCGGGGTGCCGCGGGCGCTCAAGGGCGGGGCGGAAACGGCAGGGCGGCGGATTGTCCGCAGGGGCGAAAGTGCGCGCCGATTTGCCTGACACGCCAAGCGTCGTCGAAAACGCTGCCTCGAAGCGTGGTCAGGAACTCGCCGATGCGGCGCGCGCCGACATCGGCCGCATTTCGCGCGACATGGTGCGGCAGGAGGCCGCACTCGACCCTTCACGCCTGCAAAAGGACTTCGGCAAGCCGCGTGAGTTGCCGAAAGACGCGGTGGCGCGTGCGCTGGAAAAACAGTTCGGCCGGCGCCTGCCGTTTCGCGAAGAATCGCACTGGGTGGACGCAACCGGTGGCATGACCTGGCGTATCGAGACCGAGCTGGGCGCCGTATGCCTGAAGGAGATGCCGGTCACCGCGACGATCACCGCGCCCGGGCAGGGCCCGGGCCACGAACTGCTGGTGCCGATGTACTGCCAGTAGGCGGCGGATCAGTCTTCGCCGAGATCGGCCTTGACGTGCTCTTCGACCTCGTGCGGACGTTCGAGGCGATCCCATGGTTCCATCAGCACCAGCCACATCAGCTTGTCGAATTCGTCGGCGAAGCGGCAGATCACGCGGTCGGGGTCGGGGCAATGCCGGTGGTCGGTGATCAGCCCGAACTGCACCGCGTTGTTGTACGACAGGATGCTCACGCCCATGCCAATGTTGCCGCTCTGCGGCACCCAGAACATCAGTTGGCTGACCTCTGCGCCGCCGAGGTAAAGCGGTTTCTGCGGGCCGGGGACATTGGTCATCACCGCAGACGCCTTGTTGGCGAGCAGGTCCAGCGCTTCTTGCTGCACGAATTTCGGTGCCATGCCGGCAACACCGAGCAGGGTGAAGGCAAGCGCGGCCTGGTAGGAATGCTTCAGTGCCTCCATGCGGCGCTTGGTCTCGTAGAGGCGTTCGAGCGGGTTGTCGAGCCCGACAGGCAGTTCGAGCGCGACGAGGCCGAAGTGGTTGCCGAGCTTCGCCTCCTTGCCGGCGGGGCGCAGATTCACCGGCACCATCGCACGGAATTCGACGCCATCGACCGGATCGCCCTTTTCCTGCAGGTAGGCACGCAATGCGCCTGCAACCGAAGCGAGCAGCAAGTCGTTGATCGAACAGCCCAGTACCTTGCTGACGGCCTTGATTTCCGGCAGCGGCAGCGGTGCCGACCATGCCACCCGCTTGGCGACGCCTGCCTTGCCCTTAAAGCGGGTCTTGGAGTCGTCGGGCATCAGCGCGAGGTGCGCCAGTTCGCCCGCCAGCGCTGCGCCCATCTTGGCGTAATTGAAGGCCTTGCCGGGGTTCATCAGCATGTCCATGTAGCCGAACCACAGCTTGCTGCTGACCGATACCGTACTGAGCCAGGCATCGGTGGCGGGGCTGAAGATCTTCCACCAGAAGGCGTCCGTGTCGGCGTCGTGCTCCGGTTTCGCGATGCGCGGTTTGTGCGCGTGCGCAGCCGGGCCTGGCGCGTCGCGATGCTCGTCGGTAAGCGAGAGCATGACGCCGATCAGCGCTATGCCGTCGGCGATGCAGTGGTGGATCCGCGCCACCAAGGCCGACACGCCTGCAGGCGTGTCGATGATCTGCATTTCCCATAAGGCGCGCGCAGGGTTGAGGGGCTCGCTGGCGAGCCCGGCAACGTGGGCCTTGAGGGCATCGAGATCGCCCATTCCTGGCAGCGCAACCTCGCGCACGTGGTTGTTGATGTCGAATTCCGGATCGTCTTCCCAGTAAGTCGCGGTGAGCGTATGGGTCACGCGCTGGCGAAATCGCGCATAGCGATCGACCATGCGGCGCTGGATCGTCTCGCGCAGGCGAGGGGCATCAACCGGTGCGTCGAACAGCATCACGCCGACGATCTGCATCAGGTTGCTTGGCCGGTCCATGCGCAGCCACGCCGTGTCGATGCTCGACATCTTTTCGCGACCCATTGATTCCTCCCTCATTGTTTTGGGCGTAATAATACGGCTGCGGCGCGAAAGCGTCGCCCGTTATTCTTCACACAACCGGACGACAAGGAGACCGCAATGAGCGACCTGAAGGCGCAATTCGAGGCAGCTGTGGCCGATTCCAAAACGCTGACCGAGCGCCCGGACAATGCGACGCTGCTCAAGCTCTACTCGCTTTTCAAGCAGGCCAGCGAGGGGGATTGCGAAGGCAAGCGCCCGGGGTTCACCGATCCGGTGGGTCGCGCCAAGTACGATGCGTGGGCGAGCCTGAAGGGCACGACCAACGACGATGCGATGAATCAGTACATTGCGCTGGTCAAGGAACTGAAGGGCTGATATCCAGGTGCAAACGGTGGCGGGGAGGCCGCCGTTTCGCTTTCAGGCGGGGCCGAACTCTTCGTCGAAAAACTTGTGGATTTCCGCTTCGAAGGTGCTTCGGAACATCCCGAGCAGGAAGCCCAGCTTGATGCGGATTTCAACCGTGTCGCCATCGACTTCAAGCTGGCCGGTCACGCCTGATCGCGCGAACACCAGCGTGTCGTCCTGCCACTCATAGTCAAGTTGATGTTTGGCCCTCAGGTCGGCCGCGACGCGTTCGGCCGCCGCCCGGGCTTGGTCGGGGGTGAGGGTGTGGGTGCGCCGGATATGGATTTCGCTCATGGTGGGGCGGGAGTTTGCGCCCAAGCGGCGCGGCCTGCCAAGATGGCAATACAAGAAAAACCCGGGGGGCCGGGAGGAGGGGAAGGATGGAACCGATCTGGCTGAAGAGCTATCCGGAAGGCGTGCCGCACGAAGTCGACCTGAGCAAGTATGCATCGGTCGTCGATGTATTCGAGCAGAGCGTCGCCCGGTTTGCGGACAAGGTCTCGTACATCAACATGGGCGTACGGATGACCTACCGCGAACTCGATCTGCTGTCGCAGGCCTTTGGCGGCTACCTGCAGAGCGAACTGGGGTTGATGCCCGGCGATCGCGTCGCGGTGATGATGCCCAACGTGCTGCAGTATCCGGTCAGCGTGTTCGGCACGCTGCGGGCGGGCGGCGTGGTGGTCAATTGCAACCCGTTGTACACCGTGCGCGAGCTGCATCACCAGCTCAAGGATTCCGGCGCGCGCGTCATCGTGGTGGTGGAGAACTTCGCGCACACGGTCGCCGAGGCGATTGTCGGCACCGCGGTCGAGAAGGTGATCGTCACCGGGCTGGGTGACCTGTTCCCGGGCCTCAAGGGCGGGGCGGTTAACTTCGTGCTCAAGTACGTCAAGAAGATGGTGCCGCACTGGCACATCCCTGGCGCGGTACGTCTGAAGGAGGTGCTGCAGCGCGGTGAGCGCGCTGGCTTTCACGCCGTGCCACGAACGCTCGATGACATTGCGTTCCTGCAGTACACCGGCGGTACGACGGGCGTCTCGAAGGGGGCGGTGCTGACGCATCGGAATATTGTCGCGAATCTGCAGCAGGCCTATTCCTGGCTCGCACCCTGGGTGAAGGAGGGCGAGGAGCTTATCGTCACAGCGCTGCCGCTATACCACATCTTCTCGCTCACGGCGAACTGCCTGACCTTCATGCGCATCGGCGCTGCCAATCTGCTGATCACCAATCCGCGCGACATACCCGGCTTCGTTCAGGAACTCTCGCGTTATCGCTTTACCGCATTGACCGGGGTGAACACGCTGTTCAATGCGCTGTTGAACAACGATGACTTCCGTGACCTCGATTTCTCGACGCTCAAGCTCACGCTGGGCGGCGGTATGGCGGTGCAGCGTGCGGTGGCCGAGCGCTGGCAAAAGCTCACCGGCAAACCCTTGCTCGAGGCCTATGGCCTCACCGAAACGTCACCTGCGGTGACCATCAATCCGCTCGACTTGCCAGCCTACAACGGCACGATCGGCCTGCCGGTGCCATCTACCGAGATATCGATTCGCGACGACACGGGTCATGAGGTGCCGCTGGGCCACCCCGGCGAACTGTGTGTGCGCGGCCCGCAGGTGATGGCCGGCTACTGGCAGCGGCCGGACGAGACGCGCAAGGTGATGACCGCCGACGGCTTCTTCTGCACCGGTGATGTGGCGGTGGCCGACGACAAGGGCTTTTTCCGCATCGTCGATCGCAAGAAGGACATGATCCTCGTGTCCGGTTTCAACGTTTACCCGAACGAAGTGGAAGACGTGGTGGCCGGGCATCCGGGCGTCGTCGAAGTGGCGGCGGTCGGCGTGCCGGACGAGAAATCCGGCGAGGCGGTCAAGGTGTTCGTCGTGCGACGCGACGACTCGCTGACCGAGAAGGCCCTGATCGCGTTCTGCCGCGAACGCCTGACGGGCTACAAGGTGCCGGCGCGGGTCGAATTCCGCGACGAACTCCCGAAGACAAACGTCGGCAAGATCCTCCGACGCAGCCTGCGTGACGAGGAACGTGCGCGGGTAGGCTGAGGTCGTATCGGCGCGGCGGGCCGGCTTTGCGGCTGCCGCGTCAGACTATCCACAATTCCTGTGCATCACTCTGTGGATAGCCTGTGGATGGCGGGCGGACGGACTTGGCCACAGGTGCCCCGCCTGCTGTGCCTCATTTGAAGGCAGGTGATGTGCAGCTTTGTGGCCTCGGCTTCAGCCGGACTGCCGGCTCGCCATCAGCGCCTGATGCAGCGCCAGATCCTTTTCCAGTTCCCTCGCCACCGAATCGCACACCAGTGCGCACAAGTCGTAGATGCCAGGGTCCGCGACGCTGATGATCGTGGTGGTGCCACGCGCAGTGCGCGCAACGATGCCTGCATCGGCCAGCACCCTCAGGTGCTTTGATACGTTGGCTTGGCTGCACTGTGCGATGTCGGTGAGCTCACCGACTGAACGCTCGTTCTCGCGCAGGGAATTGAGAATACGCAGACGGGTCGGATCGGAAAGCGCCTTGAAGTAAAGGGCGACGCGGTCGATTGCTTGTTCAGGTAAGGCCATGATGCTGATATCCGTCGGCGGGAGTGCGCGCTCAATATATCCCATTGGTTATCAAGCGAACAAGTCTTGAAAAGATCGC
Coding sequences within it:
- a CDS encoding phosphomannomutase/phosphoglucomutase, giving the protein MTTPAQEIFKAYDIRGIVGKTLTADVVAQIGRAIGSEARARGQTRIVVGRDGRLSGPEFAQALTTGITRAGIDVIDIGCVATPITYFAAYHLDAHSCVSITGSHNPPEYNGLKLVLGDETLHGAMISDLRRRIVDDDFATGTGSVTHIDVRPAYIERILSDVKLARPMQIVLDSGNGVAGNTAPDLFRRLGCTVTELYSEVDGWFPNHHPDPSKPENLADVIAALKDSDAELGLAFDGDGDRLGVVTKDGEIIYPDRQLLLFAADVLSRVPGGKVIYDVKCSRTLAPWIRQHGGEPVMWHTGHALMKAKLVETGAPLAGELSGHVFFKERWYGFDDGLYAGARLLEILSRHPDANAVLTALPKAVSTPEINVKMAEGEPPRLLERLKTKARFDGEIERITLDGLRIEYADGFGLVRPSNTTPVMVLRFEADDQAALARISADFARVIRHAWPDLQLPF
- a CDS encoding hydrolase, producing MTLHSPLLPPPYLPPAWLIGSHAQTIWPLAIKPPLPPLSRERWEAPDGDFIDVDLLARRPGKPLVVLFHGLEGSSRSHYSRALLATLHRRGWNGAVAHFRGCSGEPNRLPRAYHSGDADEIDWILRRFAERFDDVPRYVSGVSLGGNALLVWAAREGEGAGAVVERVASVCAPLDLTACGHHLARGFNRIYTRNFLSTLKARCVEKLEHFPGAFDVTKLRSARNLYEFDNVITAPLHGFAGTEDYWTRCSSKPLLPQIRVPALVLHARNDPFIPRSVYPQPDALSPSVQLEIHDQGGHVGFVEGAFPGNLEWLPRRLLHFFEHGN
- a CDS encoding YybH family protein, which translates into the protein MNPVFHASVEDAEAAFYDAFNRCDLEALMAVWSEGDEVVCIHPGGARLVGLHAIRDAWKQLFESGLRLRLRVHHGVFHSSPMLAVRSVLQHVVVEGEDGIPPPIIATNVYVRGPFGWRIAMHHASPSPEASNDFHDDTPRIVH
- the waaF gene encoding lipopolysaccharide heptosyltransferase II → MTRILIVTPNWIGDCVAAQPLFMRLAQRRPDAVIDALAPPWVAPALQAMPQIRKVISNPFGHGAFDPVGRWKLARSLAGEYDEAYVLPNSWKSALIPLFAGIPVRVGFVGEARYGVINRAHCLDKQALPLQVERYAQLAEAPGQALQRPLPNPELAREPAAIAATLAKYGLAAEPRPVVFCPGAEYGPAKRWPEKHYAELARRLASQGQPVWILGSKKDAPVSAAIVQQSGGAALDLCGRTSLGEAISLIAHARYAVTNDSGLMHVAAALGTPLVALFGSSSPNYTPPLSEQAAVIWLKLPCSPCFKRECPLGHLDCLNKITPDSVEEQARKLLAQGGHA
- a CDS encoding zinc-finger domain-containing protein, with the protein product MPENKDKSQTIAVTAKDLPLHCPMPDAPLWARHPRVFLDPLKTGEAKCPYCGAQYHFTGERPVGHH
- a CDS encoding branched-chain amino acid transaminase, with the protein product MSMADRDGFIWFDGKLVPWRDATTHVLTHSLHYGLSVFEGVRAYKTDTGTAIFRLKEHTDRLFNSAHIYMMKIPYDKATINEAHKEVVRANKLESCYMRPIAFYGSEKMGISTRGATVHVAIAAWPWGAYLGDDGLEKGIRVKTASFARHHVNVTMPRAKLASTYANSILANLEATGDGYDEALLLDTEGFVAEGAGENVFIIKDGVIVEPEIASALTGITRSTIHTLAKELGYTIVTKRVTRDDIYIADEAFFTGTAAEVTPIRELDNRTIGSGSRGPITAKIQARFFDLVNGRLPEHKDWLAYV
- a CDS encoding NUDIX hydrolase; amino-acid sequence: MRWSPHVTVAAVVENQGRFLLVEEETDYGVRLNQPAGHLDEGESLLAACSREALEETAHRVTPLSLIGVYQWPRPRGDITYVRFAFAAELAGFDEGRTLDAGILRAVWMTRDELAACPERHRSPLVLRCIDDYLAGRRFPLDLIRHYD
- the mnmA gene encoding tRNA 2-thiouridine(34) synthase MnmA, with product MKVIVGMSGGVDSSVAALLLKEQGYQVIGLFMKNWEDDDDDEYCSTRQDLVDVASVCDVIGIDLEVVNFSKEYKDRVFADFLREYEAGRTPNPDILCNSEIKFKAFLDHAMQLGADKIATGHYAQVREWRNDGRTTFQLMKAEDGTKDQSYFLYRLNQAQLSKTLFPLGHLYKRDVRQIAEKAGLHVFDKKDSTGICFIGERPFREFLMRYLPTKPGEIRTLDGDKVIGEHQGLMYHTIGQRKGLHIGGIKGNDVAGEHEAWYAAVKDVKKNVLYVVQGHEHPALLKERLSAIDLNWIAGEAPRTHWVYTAKPRYRTPDSPCEIDALDAERCEIAFAAPQWALTPGQSVVVYESRVCLGGGIIA